The genome window AGTTAACCAAGTAAATTCatgatattcaataaaaattttatactaaaaattgtttttcatttaattacatGATGATAAAAACacataagagtttttttttttaccaaccatgtcattagatttaataaattttttactaaaaattgtttttcatttaattacaaGATGATAAAAACacatgagagtttttttttttttgaccaaTCATGtcattagatttaataaattttttttattaaaaattgtttttcatttaattacaaGATGATAAAAACACATGAGAGTTTTTTTTGCATGgaacattttttaaaaggaaagaaaaccgtACTTAAAACATAACAGACATGGAGATATGAGAAATCGCACTGacttgtaaatataaaaataaataaataaatactggAGTAAAAGAcgaaagttatgtttttttagcctCATTTCATGGAGATTCTGTCAAGTGATCCAAAGCTATAATCAAAACTCGTCTAGGTGGTGCCACCATGACCTGACAGCCAGGGCACAAAATGAACCTCCAATgaccattttctttaaattattttttcttactcttttcatgaaattattatttattttatttaaaataatttataaaattaattttttttaatttcattctcgttcaatttttttatttgtcaaatttaatcattatttttataattgttatttatataatctaaaataatttttaagattgatttttttataattccatcttcttctttttttcctattagaatttatttttattatgtagtttatttttaactttgtaatttttttagattgatttttttttctaatgtcatcattcaacattaaattgatttagattgagtttcttgattaaGTTTATGACTAGAATTTCACAGGTTACAAGTGTGAAATTAACCCAGCTTTAGGAGATTTGTTCAAgtttgcttagtttttttttatcatttctttaagctaatgttttttttctcaatttcatccttcaacatttatttaattggagattacGCTCCTTTTTTTATCTGCTTTCTACGTCCtttgttttatcctttttttatttaattaggttatctcgggtctttttatttgttgttttttaatttatttttttaaataaatgttatttttaaattaaatagaattgattgattgaatatAGGCATGAGAAACTCACTTTgttatgttttgtttgttttgcttttctaGGTCGTTGCTCTAGTAACCTATTAGAGTTCTTATAGTGTCGTCGTACAGCCTTTTATAGTGAGGTTTGAACAATCTTTGTGAACTCTTTTGGTGGTGGGTGATGTCCATGGTGGAATGACGGTGATtcttcaacatgtttttttttttctcttctcaagtATGATAttgacaacttattttttttagttaattatggttcatttattgttgttgtctaCTTCctaaatcaaattattagatTACACAATCTTATTGGATTCAGTCAAGTTAATGGCCTGAGTAAagagtttttcttatttttttaaaaacactatcgTCTCTTGAGCATCCATTTTTAcgttaaaataaaagaacagaGTCTCAAATGTAAACTTGATACAAAGAGGAGGGGATTTTACTATACCCCtcttaaaaaatacaactcactttaataatattttttcccctttggtttttttcctcaaatctatgttttttatttattttaatttcatcattcaatattagaatTACCGGGGATTAgactttagaattttttttcaattaactttttataaaattatcccaGTCTGACCCAGACTACAAGTTTGATTGgataagtttttttctctttttctaatatatatatatatgtatattcaacaattagacttcatgaattttttttgtttgctttctaagAAGTGATTTTCATTCCATAACTTAGATCACaagtttgataagttaactcaagttatttttttatgttcttttcttaatcaatttttcaatttcaattacatccttcaacattatatttattaggaattgagtttcataatttatttcaatttgttttctattaggttatctcaatctcataatttAAGTTGTAATTTTGACAAGTTAAGCCAAattaactcaagttatttttttattcaatttttatttgatttttttttcaatttcatcattcaaattgGGTTCATTAAAACTtaagattcataatttattttaatttattttctatcagattatcatagtctcataactcGATATACAGATTGACAAATTAACCAAGTTTGATCCAAATCGATCAAATATATCGTcgtcttaatatttataaaaaatatcattttaaacatttattttaaatcaaactatatttttactggtTATCCCGGATTTTTTAGACTTGTTAAGTTTTTCAGGTTATATCAAATCaatctttttcaaataaaaaaaaaaaaaaacatcggcAACAgcaaggtatttttttaatgtaaaaataatctGAACTGCAGGATAGCATGTGTCAACAATACAGTAACAAGAGAAAATCGGAGCATCAGCGAAAAAGGAAGATCCATTTCATAGACCGTCAAAGTTTTGATAACTAGTATACACTATACAGAAAATAACAAGGTGTCAAGTGTAAACTTAATATACAAAAGTTTCTTTGACAATCAGAATGCATCCTGCTGAAAAAGTAAAGCTGACCAGACCCCAATATAAGAACACATCCATATACGCAAACTGACGAGGCTGGCAAATTCCTACTTGGATTTAGGGCTTAATTTGCACATGTTCCGCCATTTATCCTTGAGGTCTATTGTTGTTCGGCCATTCGAAAATACAGAACTACCATACTCCAAAATGTCCTTCCAGGGATATTTCCCGTCACTTGCAAATTTCTGCACTCCCTCCTTTAACAGTAAAAGAGCAAGAAATTAGAGCCTGATAGATCACAATGAAGAGCTAAAAGCCAAAACTATATGATTTTAGCTTGTGAAAGAAAACAGATTTAGAATGCACAACCAAGAAAATCTCTCTTAAATATGTATAAATGCATTTACCGGTGAGCAtacaattgaaataaatattggtGTCAGAAGCATATACGCAGTAAACAAATACCTTGAGTATCTCCTCCTCATGGGCTGTCCACGGAACCTTTTTTCGCCTCGACTGAGGCATTGCAGGGGTACTGCAGATCAGAATAACATTTTGGTCAACTACAATTGCCACTGCAATCAAATGTCAAATTAATAAGGACAGGGTTTAACAAGGGAGCAAAGTGATTTACCCAAATTCACACACACgacaaaagaataataatagaAGTTGACATAGCATAGTCAGATTTTTTGAAGGTAGTATActataaaaggaaaaactgTTTTAATTCTGGAAATGGCATTCAGAGGTGTACTATAACCACCTGCATAACACTTTGAATAACTGGAAACTTACtattgtctctctctctttcggaATCTTATGAAGTAATTAGTACTTATTGACTTGTCATCTTCGTCACCAGAGGTTTCTCCTCCATCGCTGCTGATGGCACAAACAGCTTTCTGTCTTCGACCATCTGTTCTCTGGCTTCCAGAGacaatctctttttctttacacAAATGATTATCAACACTGTATTTAGGATCAACACTAACTTGGTGTTGATTTATGTCAAGTTCGGTTCCAGATGAGTTCTCTTGAACCACCTCCTCCCCTTCCTTTTCTACCGTAGATATATGATTAGTCCTAACATTTACATCAGGCTCTTCTTCTCTACACAGCGAATTAACACCAATGCATGATGCCAAAGGCTCTActtgcttcttcttcccttttcctttctgAAATTGATGGTCATTACCTTCAGATATCTGACCTCGATTATTTGATTGTTTGCGTTTTTCTCCAACCAAATTCTcataatcaagaaatttattaaGCAGATCCTTATCTTCATTCTGTCTTGAGCTGCCATGTCTTTTGCTAAGTAGTCTTTGAGTATGTTTGTTTGACCGATACTCCTGTCTCGTTTCAATAAATAACTTCAGTTCCTTCCTCGCTGAATAGGCTTTTTTCTTAGCTTCAAGGTACTCTGAAATAGCAAGAGAATATGCACAGAAAGGACAGTAAAAGTCTCCCCTCTCATCAAAATGTGGTGAGAAAACTAAACAGTTCTCATGAATCACCAATGAGCAACTACCAGCACCACAAACCAACAACTGACCATCTTTACAGCATTTTATGCAAAGATTTTGATCTGTCCAGTTAGCTTCTGCCAGAGAATCATGACTTAACATGTATTGAGAACTCAGAAAATGACTCTTCCTCAAACCAACATCAACCCTCTCCTGCTCATACTCGTCACTCTCATTTGACTCATCTTCTTCAGATAGATGGTCTGTGCCAGCTTCTCTTTCATCAGCATCAGTATTCCTGTGAAATCCATTTGAGGATACACTATTTGATGGTTTTTGTTGACCACTATGATCAGATTTGCCTTTGTTTCCATTAACAAATAATCTGTCCGAGGTTCCCACAGATGGTGCAGCATTTGATTTTCTAGGTTCAGCACGGTTGATTTCATCCACAAAGCTATACTGATGGAGTCCATCCCCAGATAGTGGCATTTTGTTGGCATTATGAGCAATTTCATGCTGATTGTGCTGGAATGCATTGTCAGCATCAAGACTATGCCCATGCCTATCTATACCAACATCTTCATCATGATCGTTCTCTACAGGTATGCTTCCTTCCAGTCCTCCCTGTGAAGATTCTTTTTCCAAGTGAAAATCTCTGTTTTCAGAATCCTCAACCACCATCTCAAATGAATCTTCTACCATGTCCTTGTGCTGTGGAGGAGTCGAAGAAATTTGTCCCATGGACAGATTGTCATGCAAGGCATCTTCCTTGAACCTCTTGGCTTGTGGCTGAAGATGGTCACCATCAACACAACCTTGATCTTCATGGTCTCCAGCCAGATTTTGACTAGCCGAaccacttctctctctctcaaagtgTAACAAGTTCCTGTTATATGAATTGTCTTCCACTACATTCTCATTTTCATGCAGCAAAGGAATGGAACTTTCTTCAGGAGGGTTAATTTGTCCATCAGTATCACTCCCACCTATCCTCCCCACAGGTGCACCATCGTCCCCATAATCTGTAGTGATTCTATTACCCCTATCATTTGCATTCACCAGTTCACTATATTCCTTCAATGAAGCATATGGATGAA of Populus trichocarpa isolate Nisqually-1 chromosome 16, P.trichocarpa_v4.1, whole genome shotgun sequence contains these proteins:
- the LOC7484006 gene encoding uncharacterized protein LOC7484006 isoform X2, producing the protein MDDPSSSATTLAWLWVIEYLASFRQIEPSILHELIEAAPEIPDDLGKNTREMVALRCLEDLFCRSDNGIANDVTSKELKVTFDLSESCEDVLQSILQETSVSDLNRGGPELLKWDIHPFIMHKRACMPKCALEKVKDAILEGIHPYASLKEYSELVNANDRGNRITTDYGDDGAPVGRIGGSDTDGQINPPEESSIPLLHENENVVEDNSYNRNLLHFERERSGSASQNLAGDHEDQGCVDGDHLQPQAKRFKEDALHDNLSMGQISSTPPQHKDMVEDSFEMVVEDSENRDFHLEKESSQGGLEGSIPVENDHDEDVGIDRHGHSLDADNAFQHNQHEIAHNANKMPLSGDGLHQYSFVDEINRAEPRKSNAAPSVGTSDRLFVNGNKGKSDHSGQQKPSNSVSSNGFHRNTDADEREAGTDHLSEEDESNESDEYEQERVDVGLRKSHFLSSQYMLSHDSLAEANWTDQNLCIKCCKDGQLLVCGAGSCSLVIHENCLVFSPHFDERGDFYCPFCAYSLAISEYLEAKKKAYSARKELKLFIETRQEYRSNKHTQRLLSKRHGSSRQNEDKDLLNKFLDYENLVGEKRKQSNNRGQISEGNDHQFQKGKGKKKQVEPLASCIGVNSLCREEEPDVNVRTNHISTVEKEGEEVVQENSSGTELDINQHQVSVDPKYSVDNHLCKEKEIVSGSQRTDGRRQKAVCAISSDGGETSGDEDDKSISTNYFIRFRKRERHTPAMPQSRRKKVPWTAHEEEILKEGVQKFASDGKYPWKDILEYGSSVFSNGRTTIDLKDKWRNMCKLSPKSK
- the LOC7484006 gene encoding uncharacterized protein LOC7484006 isoform X1; its protein translation is MDDPSSSATTLAWLWVIEYLASFRQIEPSILHELIEAAPEIPDDLGKNTREMVALRCLEDLFCRSDNGIANDVTSKELKVTFDLSESCEDVLQSILQETSVSDLNRGGPELLKWDIHPFIMHKRACMPKCALEKVKDAILEGIHPYASLKEYSELVNANDRGNRITTDYGDDGAPVGRIGGSDTDGQINPPEESSIPLLHENENVVEDNSYNRNLLHFERERSGSASQNLAGDHEDQGCVDGDHLQPQAKRFKEDALHDNLSMGQISSTPPQHKDMVEDSFEMVVEDSENRDFHLEKESSQGGLEGSIPVENDHDEDVGIDRHGHSLDADNAFQHNQHEIAHNANKMPLSGDGLHQYSFVDEINRAEPRKSNAAPSVGTSDRLFVNGNKGKSDHSGQQKPSNSVSSNGFHRNTDADEREAGTDHLSEEDESNESDEYEQERVDVGLRKSHFLSSQYMLSHDSLAEANWTDQNLCIKCCKDGQLLVCGAGSCSLVIHENCLVFSPHFDERGDFYCPFCAYSLAISEYLEAKKKAYSARKELKLFIETRQEYRSNKHTQRLLSKRHGSSRQNEDKDLLNKFLDYENLVGEKRKQSNNRGQISEGNDHQFQKGKGKKKQVEPLASCIGVNSLCREEEPDVNVRTNHISTVEKEGEEVVQENSSGTELDINQHQVSVDPKYSVDNHLCKEKEIVSGSQRTDGRRQKAVCAISSDGGETSGDEDDKSISTNYFIRFRKRERQYTPAMPQSRRKKVPWTAHEEEILKEGVQKFASDGKYPWKDILEYGSSVFSNGRTTIDLKDKWRNMCKLSPKSK
- the LOC7484006 gene encoding uncharacterized protein LOC7484006 isoform X3, coding for MDDPSSSATTLAWLWVIEYLASFRQIEPSILHELIEAAPEIPDDLGKNTREMVALRCLEDLFCRSDNGIANDVTSKELKVTFDLSESCEDVLQSILQETSVSDLNRGGPELLKWDIHPFIMHKRACMPKCALEKVKDAILEGIHPYASLKEYSELVNANDRGNRITTDYGDDGAPVGRIGGSDTDGQINPPEESSIPLLHENENVVEDNSYNRNLLHFERERSGSASQNLAGDHEDQGCVDGDHLQPQAKRFKEDALHDNLSMGQISSTPPQHKDMVEDSFEMVVEDSENRDFHLEKESSQGGLEGSIPVENDHDEDVGIDRHGHSLDADNAFQHNQHEIAHNANKMPLSGDGLHQYSFVDEINRAEPRKSNAAPSVGTSDRLFVNGNKGKSDHSGQQKPSNSVSSNGFHRNTDADEREAGTDHLSEEDESNESDEYEQERVDVGLRKSHFLSSQYMLSHDSLAEANWTDQNLCIKCCKDGQLLVCGAGSCSLVIHENCLVFSPHFDERGDFYCPFCAYSLAISEYLEAKKKAYSARKELKLFIETRQEYRSNKHTQRLLSKRHGSSRQNEDKDLLNKFLDYENLVGEKRKQSNNRGQISEGNDHQFQKGKGKKKQVEPLASCIGVNSLCREEEPDVNVRTNHISTVEKEGEEVVQENSSGTELDINQHQVSVDPKYSVDNHLCKEKEIVSGSQRTDGRRQKAVCAISSDGGETSGDEDDKSISTNYFIRFRKRERQYGNCS